The Limosilactobacillus panis DNA segment TTGTACATGTTCCACCGGATTCATTCGCACTACATTAAGGTTGCTGCCCAACTCCGGGTGGCCGAAAAGACGAAGGTCCAGCTCCATGATTATGATGGTGCCACGGTCATCGTTCTGGTCGGTAACGTTACTCGGGTGACCCGAGGGGCGATTAACTACGCCCGGTCAATTGGCGACTACGTTATCGCCATGCATGTTTCCTTTGATGAGAACCCGGGGAAAGAGCATAAGACTGCTAATGAATTTAAAGCAGAATATCCTGACGTTCGTTTCGTAGATATTCACTCCTCATACCGGTCAATTGCTAAACCAACATTGCGGTTTGTTGATGTCATCGCTAAGCGGGCGGAGGCCCGGAACTATTCAACCACGGTTCTGGTTCCCCAGTTCATTCCTAAGCACCCATGGCAACTGGCACTGCATAACCAGACCAGTGTTCGCCTACGGGCAGTGCTGAATTCGCGGGAAAATATCATCGTTGCTAGTTACAACTACCACTTACATGAATAGCTGGTGGCTAGTATGAAGATAAAAGAGACGCTACTTGGGCTTGCCTTTGCACTGGGGTTGGTATTCGCTGCCGGCTATTCGATTGATAACCGGGGCTTTCATTCCGGACTATCTGGAATCGTTGGTTGTATGCTGATCCTAGTTGCATATGTGGGCTTTAACTGGCAAAAAATTAAGGCGGGTAACCCCCATACTCGCCACCTACTATGGGGCTTAGGTAGTTTACTTGCCTTTATCATTGTCCTTGATATTTTAGAAGTTGTTTTAACTTAAACAACCTAAGAATTAGTTCAGAACGAAAATAATTGTTCCGGACTTTTTGTTACCCTAAAGATAGGGGGAGTGACATAAGTCTCCTATATAGTTGAAAATGCTATAGCACAGTACACAAAGAGGCTCTAACGTTCGGATCTTCCGAGCGCCAGAGTCCTCTTTGTGCTTTCTAAAGACTTGCTTCGTTTCGACGGGAGTTCCCTACAGGCTAACTTCGCGTCGAAAAGCGAACTAGCAATCTAGTGCTGTCTCACTCCCGTTTGGAAGTTGAATTATTTTTGCGGTTCAAAGGGAAGCTCATTAAAGCGCCTCTCACCTTCACTAATCTCTAATTGGTTATTAAAGCGGTTTGTGAGGTCCTGGATGGTGGCCTTGATTTGATCGATATCGACGAAAACGCTCGTAACAACGTTAGCTCCGTACTGTTCGTTAGCCAGCTCAAGACGATTTTCTTTAAGGTAATAAAGCAGGGGGTCGTGTTGGCGATAAGAGACTGTGATGTTTAGCGTTGCTTGTTGGATGCGCTGGACCAACCCTGCCTGGTGAATTGCCTTTGTCGTGACGTTACTATATGCCCGGATCAGGCCACCAGCTCCTAACTTGATACCACCAAAGTAACGGGTAACGACGGCCACCACGTTGTGTAGTTTAGCTAATTGAAGAGATTCGAGGATTGGTACCCCTGCCGTGCCACTAGGCTCCCCATTGTCACTTTCTCGTTGGACCTGGTCATTATCACCAATCATATAGGCAAAGCAGTTATGGTTTGCCTTTTTATTTTGCGCTTGGATTTTTTTGATAAACTCTTGAGCCGCGGACTCACTGTTGACCCGCTTCAGTGAGCAGATGAAGCGGGACTTCTTAATTACCAGTTCAAAAGCAGTGTCTTTGGCAATAGTCAGAAATGGTTCGTTCATAATTTGATTGCTCTTCTTTCGTGCGTGATTACTTTGTTAACGTAATTAATTAGTGGAGGGGATTAAATGGATAAGAGTGATTACTATGGCCGGCGAGTTTTAGTGAACTGGGTTGACCAGCAGCAAAAACCTGACTCGGCAATCAAGATCTTACCGACAATCGCGGTTTCTACCCAGACTGTTCGCTGCTACCGGTGTAATACCGAAACGCCCAAACGGTTAGCAGCATTACCTAATGGCGAATATTATTGTCCCCACTGCATTAATTTAGGACGGGTATCAACACTAGATAAATTTTATCATGTTCCTGAGCCAAATCAATTTACGGTTAAGGAGCCGGTTTTGAGCTGGCACGGTCAATTATCGCCACTTCAGGCAAGGGCGGCTAAGCAGGTGACGTCCCGGATGAAGGGTCACCAACGACAACTACTGTGGGCAGTGACGGGGGCCGGTAAAACCGAAATGATTTTCCTGGGACTGGCAGTTTGTTTGGCACGCCGAGAACGAATTGCTATCGCCTCACCTCGGGTAGATGTTTGCCTGGAACTTTACCCGCGCCTGCAGGCGGCCTTTGCTAGTACGGATATGGCGATTCTACACGCCCACCAGGAGTTGCCGTACCATTATGCCCAGCTAACGATTTGCACAACCCACCAATTGTTACGCTTCTACCACGCCTTTGACAACCTGATTATCGACGAGGTGGATGCTTTTCCCTTCGCTGCTAGCCCCGCCTTGTTTTTTGCTAGCCGTCAAGCAGTCAAAAAGACCGGAGGAATCCTTTATTTGACGGCGACGCCAAGCGCGGGGATGATCAAGCAGGTCCGCCGCCAGCAACTGGCAGTTACTTACTTACCCTTGCGTTATCACGGCGCCTTGCTGCCCATCATTCATCGCTACTTGGCTCCCCGGTGGCGGCGCCAAGTCAAAAAGGGGGCTTTGCCGGCAAGTCTGTTGCACCGAATACAGTTAGCGGTGGCTAATAAGCACCGTTTCCTCCTGTTTGTTCCCCACGTTGATGACTTGGCTCCTGTTGCAAGGGCCTGTCGCCGGTTACTTGCCGGGTTAAAGTTTACGACCGTTCACGCGAATGACCCCCACCGGCTGACTAAGGTTCAGGGGATGCGGGATCACCAGTACAACTTCTTGATTACAACATCCATTCTGGAACGGGGGGTAACTTTTCCGGAGATTGATGTCCTGGTTCTGGGAGCAGATGATGAAATCTTTTCTACCGCGGCACTGGTGCAAATTGCTGGACGCGCAGGCCGGAGTGCTAAACGACCAACGGGTCACGTTGGCTTTTGGGTTAGTGCCCACCGGAAAAATGTTCAGCAGGCCATCAGGCAGATCAACACGATGAACAGGAAGGGACGGCGGTGTCAAAGTGAAGTGTCTCATCTGTAAAAAAGTACTGACCTACCGTTTAACAATTAGGGACCTTCTCTGGCCGGATAAAATCAGGTTTCCAGTTATTTGCCGACAGTGTCAGCAGGGATTTGTTAAAATCGGGGAAGGTCGGTGCCCTGGTTGTGGCCGGCCCCAGGGGGTATCCATGCTCTGTACAGAATGCGAGGCGTGGCAAGAAAAATATGGCTGGCACCTTCACCACCGGGCACTTTACCAGTACAACGATGCAATGAAGGCGTTTATGCGACAGTACAAATTTAATGGCGACTACGTGATGCGGCGCGTCTTTCATGATGAATTTGTGCGGACAATCAAGGAAATTAAGGCCGAACGGGTAGTGCCAATTCCGGTAACGCCAACCACGATGAAAACACGTGGCTTTAACCAGGTGAGCGGGCTAATAACGGGGATAGTGGTTACTGAGTGTTTGCAGACCCGCCAGCAAAGCAAACAAGCGCAGTCACGGAAAAACCGTCAGGAACGGTTAGCAACTAAGCAGCCGTTTCATCTGGTGGATGACCGCCAGTTAATTAACCAAAAGGTCCTCCTTGTTGATGATGTTTACACCACGGGACGGACCCTTTACCATGCCGCCACGTTAATTCACAAGGCCGGCGCCCGGGAGGTTATAAGTATATCTTTAGCGCGTTAAATTCTTTTAAAGGATTTGTGAATAAATTTGTTAATTAATCACAAGTACACTATAATAAAAGTAGGATATGAGAAGAGTGGTCCTTCTGATATCAGATCAAGCGTTTGCTTGGACTGAAAGGAGAGAAGTACAATGTTAAAGTTCAATATTCGTGGTGAAAATGTCGAAGTTACTGATGCAATCCGTGATTATGTTGTTAAACGGATTACTAAGCTTCAAAAATTCTTTGAGGATAGTGTTGAAGCTACCGCCCACGTGAACTTGAAGGTTTACCCTAACCGTACTTACAAGGTTGAGGTTACTATCCCATTACCATACTTAACTTTACGGGCAGAAGAAACTTCTAACGACATGTATGGAAGTGTCGACCTGGTTACTGATAAGTTGGAACGGCAAATTCGTAAGTACAAGACTAAGGTTAACCGCAAGTCCCGTGAAAAGGGATTTAAGAACCTTGAATTTGTACCATCTGACGATGAAGCAGCTAGTGGCGATGAATTAAAGATTGTGCGGACAAAGCAAGTTTCACTGAAACCAATGGATCCTGAAGAAGCCGTTCTACAAATGGACATGTTAGGTCATGACTTTTTCGTATTCCAAGACGCGGAAACCGATGGAACCAGCATTGTTTATCGGCGTCGTGATGGCCGTTACGGCTTAATTGAAGCTGAATAAACCGCCTGATCGCTGAGTTTAATCTCGTTATGAACAGACTCCGGTAGGGGGAATTCCCCAGCTACCGGAGTCTATTTTGCTTAATGGGGATGCAATTCGGGAGCATTATTTAACATCGATTTGATTTGGTTTTCAATCCTCCTTCAACGTGTTAAAATATTACAGTTAGAATTAAAAATATAATTGGCTTGAGTAGCGTATTTTTCATACCTAACAAGTCAAATAAATTAGGAAGGACGCTTTTATGGCCAACATTTTAAAAAAATGGATTGAAAGCGATCGCCGTGAATTACGGCGGATTAATAAAATCGCAAATAAAGTCGAAGCCTACGCAAAACCGATGGCGGACTTAAGCGATGATCAATTAAAAGCAAAGACGGATGAGTTCCGTCAACGCTACCAAAAGGGGGAATCGCTGGATAAGCTGCTTCCCGAGGCATTCGCGGTTGCCAGGGAAGGAGCTAAGCGGGTCCTCGGCCTTTACCCATTCCACGTTCAAATCATGGGGGGGATTGTCCTCCACGAAGGTAACATTGCGGAAATGAAGACCGGTGAAGGGAAGACCTTGACCGCCACGATGCCCGTTTACCTCAACGCCATTTCTGGAAAGGGTGTTCACGTTATTACCGTTAACGAATACCTTTCCAAACGTGATGCAACTGAAATGGGTCAGCTTTATAACTGGCTGGGCTGTAGTGTTGGTATCAATAACTCTGAGATGAGCCCGGACGAGAAGCGGAAAGCCTACCAGGCGGACATTATGTACTCGACTAACAGTGAGATCGGGTTTGACTACCTCCGTGACAATATGGCGGTATATAAGGAGGACCAGGTTCAGCGGGGATTAAACTACGCCATCGTCGACGAAGTGGACTCGATTTTGATCGATGAAGCCCGGACGCCACTGATCATTTCTGGACCAGGGACGGGGACTTCCAAGCTTTACAAGCAAACGGACCGTTTCGTCAAGCAACTAAAGAATGAGGTCGACTATAAGGTAGACCTGGAGTCTAAGACTGTTTCCCTGACGGATGAGGGGATTAAGAAGGCGGAAAAGTACTTTAACTTGAAGAACCTGTATGATCCAGAGAACACGGCTTTGACCCACCACCTCGACCAAGCCCTGCGTGCCAACTACATTATGCACCTGGATAAGGACTACGTGGTTTCCGATGGTGAAGTCCTGATCGTTGATTCCTTCACTGGACGGGTTATGCAAGGCCGGCGCTTCTCTGATGGTCTTCACCAAGCAATTGAAGCTAAGGAAGGCGTTAAGATTCAGGAAGAGAACAAGACCATGGCCAATATCACCTACCAGAACTTGTTCCGAATGTACAACAAGCTTGCCGGGATGACCGGGACGGCGAAAACTGAACAGGAAGAATTTCGTGAAATTTACAATATGGAGACCATTACCATTCCGACTAACCGGCCGGTCATCCGAAAAGATGAACCAGACCTCCTGTACCCGACTTTGCAAAGTAAATTTGCAGCGGTTGTTAAGCGGATTAAGAGCCTCCATGCGAAGGGACAACCAATCCTGGTCGGGACGGTTGCGGTTGAAACTTCAGAATACTTGTCGCACCTTTTAGATCAAGAGCACATTCCCCACGTTGTCTTAAATGCGAAGAACCACGCTAAGGAAGCCGAAATCATTAAGAATGCCGGTCAACGGGGTGCGGTTACCATCGCGACAAACATGGCCGGACGGGGAACCGACATTAAGTTGGGTCCCGGTGTTCGTGAACTTGGTGGCCTGGCGGTTATCGGAACCGAACGGCACGAATCGCGGCGGATTGATAACCAGCTGCGTGGGCGTTCTGGTCGTCAGGGTGATCCGGGCCTTTCTCAGTTCTACCTGTCATTGGAAGATGATTTGATGAAACGGTTCGGTGGTGAACGAATCAAGGCCTTCCTTGACCGGATGAAGGTCCAAGGTGACGACGCGGTAATCAAGAGTCGCTTCTTGACGCGGCAGGTTGAATCTGCTCAGAAGCGGGTTGAAGGGAACAACTACGACTCCCGGAAGAACGTTTTGCAGTATGATGATGTAATGCGTGAACAACGGGAAATCATCTACAAGGAACGTCAGCAAGTAATTACTGAGACCAAGTCTTTGAAGTGGGTCCTAATGCCAATCTTCAAGCGGACCATCCAACGAGAAGTGGAACAACACACCTTGGGGAACCGCAAAGAATGGGACCTTCAAGGAATCGTCGACTTTGCCGAGGAGGTAATTGTTAAGCCGGACACCATTTCCGTTAAGGACCTGGAAGGAAAGAGTCAGGAAGAAATTACTGACTTCCTGATGGGCTTTGCTAAGAAGATCTATGAGGAAAAGAAGAAGATTCTCTACGATCCTTCACAAATGCTCGAATTCGAAAAGGTCGTTCTCTTGCGGGTGGTTGATTCCCACTGGACAGACCACATTGATGTGATGGACCAGTTCCGTCAATCAGTGGGGCTCCGTGGTTATGGTCAGCTGAACCCGCTGGTTGAATACCAGACGGCCGGCTACCACATGTTTGAGCAGATGATTGCGGATATCGAATACGAAACAACGCGGTTATTCATGAAGTCGGAAATCCGGCAGAATGTAACCCGTTAATCAAAAATTGCTACTAGGTACGGCAGTAAGGTAACCCATGGCGGTACCGCTGCCGTATGTTTGTAATTGGAGGAATAGTTTGTGGAATTAAGTGAAGCAAAGAAAAAGATAGAAGCAATGC contains these protein-coding regions:
- a CDS encoding YigZ family protein; its protein translation is MNEPFLTIAKDTAFELVIKKSRFICSLKRVNSESAAQEFIKKIQAQNKKANHNCFAYMIGDNDQVQRESDNGEPSGTAGVPILESLQLAKLHNVVAVVTRYFGGIKLGAGGLIRAYSNVTTKAIHQAGLVQRIQQATLNITVSYRQHDPLLYYLKENRLELANEQYGANVVTSVFVDIDQIKATIQDLTNRFNNQLEISEGERRFNELPFEPQK
- a CDS encoding DEAD/DEAH box helicase, with the protein product MDKSDYYGRRVLVNWVDQQQKPDSAIKILPTIAVSTQTVRCYRCNTETPKRLAALPNGEYYCPHCINLGRVSTLDKFYHVPEPNQFTVKEPVLSWHGQLSPLQARAAKQVTSRMKGHQRQLLWAVTGAGKTEMIFLGLAVCLARRERIAIASPRVDVCLELYPRLQAAFASTDMAILHAHQELPYHYAQLTICTTHQLLRFYHAFDNLIIDEVDAFPFAASPALFFASRQAVKKTGGILYLTATPSAGMIKQVRRQQLAVTYLPLRYHGALLPIIHRYLAPRWRRQVKKGALPASLLHRIQLAVANKHRFLLFVPHVDDLAPVARACRRLLAGLKFTTVHANDPHRLTKVQGMRDHQYNFLITTSILERGVTFPEIDVLVLGADDEIFSTAALVQIAGRAGRSAKRPTGHVGFWVSAHRKNVQQAIRQINTMNRKGRRCQSEVSHL
- a CDS encoding ComF family protein; its protein translation is MLCTECEAWQEKYGWHLHHRALYQYNDAMKAFMRQYKFNGDYVMRRVFHDEFVRTIKEIKAERVVPIPVTPTTMKTRGFNQVSGLITGIVVTECLQTRQQSKQAQSRKNRQERLATKQPFHLVDDRQLINQKVLLVDDVYTTGRTLYHAATLIHKAGAREVISISLAR
- the hpf gene encoding ribosome hibernation-promoting factor, HPF/YfiA family, encoding MLKFNIRGENVEVTDAIRDYVVKRITKLQKFFEDSVEATAHVNLKVYPNRTYKVEVTIPLPYLTLRAEETSNDMYGSVDLVTDKLERQIRKYKTKVNRKSREKGFKNLEFVPSDDEAASGDELKIVRTKQVSLKPMDPEEAVLQMDMLGHDFFVFQDAETDGTSIVYRRRDGRYGLIEAE
- the secA gene encoding preprotein translocase subunit SecA, which translates into the protein MANILKKWIESDRRELRRINKIANKVEAYAKPMADLSDDQLKAKTDEFRQRYQKGESLDKLLPEAFAVAREGAKRVLGLYPFHVQIMGGIVLHEGNIAEMKTGEGKTLTATMPVYLNAISGKGVHVITVNEYLSKRDATEMGQLYNWLGCSVGINNSEMSPDEKRKAYQADIMYSTNSEIGFDYLRDNMAVYKEDQVQRGLNYAIVDEVDSILIDEARTPLIISGPGTGTSKLYKQTDRFVKQLKNEVDYKVDLESKTVSLTDEGIKKAEKYFNLKNLYDPENTALTHHLDQALRANYIMHLDKDYVVSDGEVLIVDSFTGRVMQGRRFSDGLHQAIEAKEGVKIQEENKTMANITYQNLFRMYNKLAGMTGTAKTEQEEFREIYNMETITIPTNRPVIRKDEPDLLYPTLQSKFAAVVKRIKSLHAKGQPILVGTVAVETSEYLSHLLDQEHIPHVVLNAKNHAKEAEIIKNAGQRGAVTIATNMAGRGTDIKLGPGVRELGGLAVIGTERHESRRIDNQLRGRSGRQGDPGLSQFYLSLEDDLMKRFGGERIKAFLDRMKVQGDDAVIKSRFLTRQVESAQKRVEGNNYDSRKNVLQYDDVMREQREIIYKERQQVITETKSLKWVLMPIFKRTIQREVEQHTLGNRKEWDLQGIVDFAEEVIVKPDTISVKDLEGKSQEEITDFLMGFAKKIYEEKKKILYDPSQMLEFEKVVLLRVVDSHWTDHIDVMDQFRQSVGLRGYGQLNPLVEYQTAGYHMFEQMIADIEYETTRLFMKSEIRQNVTR